agttagaggtgctcatgggccgggtggCTCGGCCCAACGGCCCGCCCGAactatgggagggtttgggtaaaaatataggcccgaaatatgggcttgggcaaaaaaacgaggcccgtttagaaaacgggccgggccccaggcaccacttttttggcccgggcctggcccgatataataaatatatttattttttaaattatttaattttaaaatatttttaaaatattttattattattttttaattttaaaatatttttaaaatactttttttaatttttaaaataagtttttggtatttattaaaaaatgggccgggccgggcctgggcaaaattttaggcccatatttcgggccgggctaAAAAATTTTTATGGGCCCGGTCCGAACCCaacccgacccatgatcacctctactgCCAGTCCCCCTCCTTCCGCTCTTGTGGAGGACTTATAGAtaaatattagtaattttatttaaacattaatacTAACTAttataaagaaatattaataaGTCTCAGATTTATGATCTTGAGTTTaagggtttatgatttaggtttcaaggttttaatatttatttataattaattgttatttaattatgtttaaataaagttattagtatttatttataaatcgtGATGGTGTATTGGCAATGTATGAAATATTGTCTTAAAAATTTTTATCCACTAATTTCCATTGTGGATTAGTGGATTACCAAATGTATTAtgaataaattgttaattattaatgCAGGATAGAAATTATAAGAAACTcaaaaaataacctaaaacctaatattttactatactcagTTGGATACAACGTTTAAAAGATGCatgtaaaataaggaaaaatcaGACATGtgcattcattcattcattccaCATTAGGCGAGCACCGCAACTGAACCATTAtaaataaccattttaatctCCGTTCTCCCCAACACTAATTTCTATTCCCAAGCAATAATTTGTACGTCAAACAAAAGATTCGTGTGTACGATTGGATAGTTTGGTTATTTATTTCTGTTTAGAGATAAAATTGAGTCATGAGAAGTTGTTCACCATGCGCAGCCTGCAAATTCCTCAGGCGTCGCTGCGCCGAAGATTGCATCTTTGCCCCTTACTTTCCTTCTCAGGACCCTCACAGGTTTGCTATTGTTCACAAAGTCTTCGGCGCTAGCAATATCAGCAAAGCGTTGCAGGCTAGTTCCTTTCTTCATTTACAcctcatttgatttttatttatttatttgggagCATGCACAAATGTTTCTAGTGCATCTCAATTGGGTAATTTGCAGGTATCATTgataatcaatatcaaatacatataactAGGAAAAGCCTTTTGATTTGTTTGAAATAATCTTGTAGGAGCTTCCTGTAGACCAGAGAGGCGACGCTGCGAGTAGCATGGTTTTCGAAGCAAATGCAAGAGTGAGAGATCCTGTTTATGGATGTGTTGGGGCCATATCCTACCTTCAAAATCAAGTTTCGCAGTTGCAGATGCAGCTAACCGTGGCTCAGACTGAGTTACTTCGCATTAAGATGCAACAAGATTTGCCTTCGCCGCCTTACCTTGCACCCACTAATAACTTCAATAACATTGATTCTCAGCCTGCATACCTCAACTTCCCTCCTTCTACCAATGTAATCCAAGACCCATCTCTCAAAACTGAATCTATTTGGACTTAACTGTAATTCACTCCGATTTTATTTTTGCCTTTCTcaaatgaattttcattttaagtaatTTGTTGGGTATGTATGTTTGTTGGCGCCTGCAAGAAACAAGAGAACCATCCTCCATTGTTAATTTGAGCAAACTGGGAGAAAAAAACCTCATTATGGACTTATGAGGCTTAATCTCTATATTTGAACCCACACACTGGTCGACTACCCtacttaatttctttttatctaattagaattttggaaatttgataAACTATCAAAAACTTTTAGTAATCACTtgaaacttaatattttatttttaaatatgtttaataaaaattacttctcaaaaaaaatggaaaatgataattaaatagaGACTTATTTATCAGGAATAcattcaattctttttatttatctgTGGATATTCTTGAAACATTTTTACATTTACTCAcactttttcttcaatttattctttttcaataaaattctaagATATAATATTGTTTAcaagattttatatttaatagtataatttattacaaatatttcatatttatagtaaaatttcattatttaaaatttaagtcaatACTTTTTTAGCTATCCTATTAATgcgattaatttttatattgacaACTAGTGACACAtgctatgaaatttttataaaatatatttaatataaattttacagcttgtaggattttttttttttcataatgaATCTAGAGGAATGAACACGTAAACTCAAACGAATTAGGATGTGTATTTATGTAGATTAATTCTGAGGGTGTATTTTACTAATTATATCTTTTAGTTTGAGGATAACTATATAACTtcataagaataaaatatagaaacctcatattttggaaaattactacgtatttttgcaaattttagaactttatagtttttttatttattttaaaaatacttgcAGCTTTGTGTTATCAGCTAATAGTGCCAAATGATTAAAATgactattttcaaaaaatacttGCCGGCTAGCACATGGAATTGTGTTATTGGCAAATGTTGCCAAATGATTAATAATTTGACGAAATTAATTTAGATGCTactaagaaaatatgaaatactAAATGCGGGccagttatttattacttttgaaaagtgcttttaaaaagtttggtttaaaatttgagtatttagcattgctgtcgaaaagtgcttttgagaaataaaatgtccattttgaTATGTTATTATCAactaacaaatatgcatttaaataatatttaaattacttaatattattatattttagtaagaatataaaaattattataacttgttgttaatattttaatatatgaaatataaattttaaatattttaagcaataaatattaattatttataaaatttaattagaatatataaactatattttaaatatttaaatataaccattaaatatttgtaatcagtatttttaaaaaaatatttttttatttttttaattaatgattttaacataattgtaattaagcatcaagaaaaaaaataaaaataccatgttattggaggggtaaaaaagtaattaagcactaaaaatacttttgggaaaggaaaagctaaaatttttagtttcttctTTTCAGCTTCTTTTCAGCCAAAAGCAGTTTGTTCTTCacagcttttctttcaaaaatacttttgaagtcaaaaatattttttttaagcaatgaagaactggccctaaaaaggaaaaaggataACATCTACATCTAAATGCTATATATGAACCCATTTTATAATCCTGATTTGTGGGTCAAACTCTGCATGTGAGGCATAGAGAATATTAAGGTTTAGACATTGGAAACTTTCCCTTTCTTGATTATAAAACAAAAGCTTTTCATCACTGGCCCCCAAAATGTAAGTTCCATCCTGTTGTAAACTCAACCTTCTTAGTTAAATGAATCTAATCAGgtttaataattaatactaCCAAACTTAGCGCATTGTTTTTTTGCAGTTGAATTAGTTGGATTCAGGGAAACAGCCTACGTACAGTTATCAACTACTCATAATGCTTACGtatgtatatttaataataatactaaggTACTTGCTACACCCTACTTTATACATATATAGGGGGGATCTATATCCATATAAAACTTTCCTTGTAACAATTCTAACTCTCATACTCATTTTATAGATATCATTTAtatcataaattataaaaaaattctaactatacattttattaaaaaaactttctAACTACTACATATAATCaatatagataatattttaaattggtatGATAGAGGTATCAGatcgatttcaaaattttaaatgcatgacaagtactaacatattaataagtttaatgGTCGAATTGTCAAAATATTGATCACATAAAAAGTtatgaaatgatataaaattacttaaattttacgTCGATGTAAGTGAATCTCTCCcgtatatattataaagttgaATACATATTATGTACTAGTGTCACGGGGTTAGAACTTTAGTCGCAATTCGTGCAACTTTATGCGATTGTTTGATTTCAAATCCGCCTAAGTCAGCTTTAAGGCACTGAAAATAAAACGGAAGTAACTCAAAACGAAAGAGCaacggaaaaataaaaaatgctacAAAAAAGCAATACatacaaggtgtttgagtaaatgcagaggcgaagccagaaaatttttttagaagagttgaaattaaattgtaatttttacgatagtaaatttttttataatttttaaaggattaaatcaaatttttatcatttttagggggacAAAGTGCAaatttacctttactaatttaaaatttaaaaatttttaaaggacctaaatagaaaattttctattttaggggacTGGGGATTGCTAGCCTCCCTGGATACGCCCTTAAGTAAATGCACTGAAAGTTTACCTATTACTTTGAAAGATTACAACTGAGTGATTACAAATGGGGAGAAAGacttctatttatagttgagctcccctaaAATTAACGAGTAAAAATTGAGTTACATCGATATCAATATTAGAGTTTATctttaagattacaaaatcaaaatttttaagattactttttatatttatcaatgtAGCCCTAATTTTCCTTAATGTTTCATTGAGCTACCAATGTTTCAAGGAAATGAGCTTCTCTACATGTTCTGCGAATCTGACCAGTTCAAGTGGATTAAATGAGCTTCATTTAATCGATTGACCTCTATGAGACACTCTTTATGCATTTATTAAGGGATTTGATCCGCAACGTGACACTACAACATTCATGCAAAACAGAGAAtggataattaaaataaacaaagcagcattttcctttatttatgcATGCAGAACTCAGATTTAGAAGCTGTCTCTGTCTTGATGATTGACTTCACTAATTTATCTTAATTGCTCTTTGTTTACTGGCAAGAAATGCCACAGACCTAGAGACATTTTTGTTGGTAAAACCTAGCTATTTGAATCCTTAGAGCGTTAACCTTTTCAGGGATTGATTAATAAGAATCTCACCTATACATACTAATCAACTGGTATCATGCCTAGCTAGTTGAATTATTAAGAGAAATAGGGTAGCCACAGCACGATAATAGGCTTTAAAAAGTCCAAATAGCATATGCATTTTCATCGTTCACTTCGTTGACTTTGAAGAATCCAATCTGAAATTAGCTCTCTGCGCCTTTGCCTTGCTCTTTCTTCCCCGATTCTGCCCTTAAACTTCTACTATTACTGCTCTGTCACCCACAAAGTCTCGTTAACGTGCTCTTGTTGTACTCCTACTTGTAGCCTTTAACTTCTTCCAAGTTTAGTATTCATTAAGTTAAGTTGAAGTTCAAGTTTTGTGGGCGAAAAGATATATCTTGAGGAAGCTTGCTCCTGTCTAAACTAACTCTACATTTAGGGCTAGTTTGgtaatacttttgaaaagtgcgGTAGAAAAGTACTTTTaagaagtgtttttgaaaagtttggtttaaaatttgagtgcttagcattgctgtcaaaaagtatttttgaaaaataaaatatccattttagacatgttattatcaagtaacaaatatgtatttaaataatatttaaattagttaatattattatattttaataagaatataaaaaattattataacttgttcttaaaattttaatatatgaaatataaattttaaatattttaagtaataaatattaattatttataaaatttaattagaatatataaactatattttaaatatttaaatataaccattatatatttaaaaatagtattttaaaaaatattttttatttttaattaatgattttaacacatttgtaattaagcaccatgaaaaaaaaagaaagtactatgttattggagggttgaaaaagtaattaagcaccaaaaatatttttaggagagaaaaaaactaaaatttttagcttctcttttgcttttgaaaaacattctgaaaagctaaaaatttcagccaaaagtaGCTTGTTCTGCAcagtttttttttagaatacTTTTGGAGTCAGAAATActttttttaagtaatgaaGAACTGACTTTAATCTAACTCAATATAAttattgtatataaaatatttcagaACAAAAATAAGTAGCATGGAATGGAAATAAACTTTCTTTTAATCACGTGCTTCTTGATATGatgaacataaatattttccttctttttccaTTGGAGAGAGAGAGACAAGTTGATTAGttgatatttcaattttcaatttccaacaattaaaagaaaagtggTCCCGATATGAAGCAAAAAGGTTCAAAAGGCCCCATTGTCTTATTCCAAGCTGGAACCCAACAGCCAATGGGGAAAATGTATAGGGGGAATGGACCAATAGAAAGAGGATAAGGTGGCACGTCGgataaaaagagaaaggaatAGTAGATGTTAAGTTGAAACAGGGGTgcacaataaataaaaagggcGTAAAAGTAGAGTAGAGGGACAAGAGCAAAACTAAGATGGGGTACAATTCAATGTTAAAGACCCCCAAGAAGGAAGAACAACAAGTTCCAGATGCGAGTACCGCTTCTGAATTCGACGATACCAAAGGAAGCTATGCACATGGAGAGATTGATATTATTGAAGAACTGGAAGGTATTTTGGGGGTTGAAAATGAAGATTTGTCAGGGGATAAGGTACATGCTCATCTCACTTGGGACTTCATGGACTGGGAAACAGGGTTCCAGAATgcggaagaagaagaaggtgaagaagaGGAGGGAGACCGGAAATACTTTGAAGAGTATAACCAGGCTGTAAAGACGGAGCATCTTGGTTTCTGGGAAGTAGATGATGAGAAAAGGGTTTCTTTGAACTTGAACTTGAATTATCAAGATGTCTTGGATGCATGGTCCGATCGTGGTCCTCTATGGGCAGATGATTATTCCATTTCAACCGCCACCAATGGCAATGCCTACTATGTTAGTATACCCCTTTTCTCTGCTAATTCTTGTACGTTTCTGTTGAATAtgtctctctctcttttcttttctttttttccttctcaatGTTGAATATGTATTTAGGAAGGGAAAAACAGAGGATTCTGCATTCTAGGCTTAGATTTCTGTCAGAGGGCTTcctttaattttggattttgatgGATAAGAAATGGTAGAATAATTATGAGTAATCTAAGTGTtgataatgatatatataattgagtTTAACAATTACAAGTGTGTGTAGATGGGAGAAGTGCCAATGATGGAATTCGAAGAAAGAACAAGAAGGGAAGCTAGTGTTCTAAGATACAAAGAGAAGCGTCAGTCTAGACTGTTCTGCAAGAAGATAAGGTATCAAGTCCGCAAACTCAATGCAGATAAAAGACCCAGGCTCAAGGTTTGTCCTCTTTCtctattataaattataattacaaaatacaTGCAATGCATTCGAATTTGGATATTAAGAATGCCGCTACTTTTTGGTTGCTACAGGGCCGGTTCGTGAAGAGAGTTTCCTAAAGAGAAGATGACCCAAACGTTGTTTCAAATATCtgataaaatatcttttactcTGTGGACTTTTTCATGCATAATCtgccttttttttgtttgtctcaatgaaaaaagaaaatatctttTCCGAGTCTCgcccaaaaaatataaatgtgatTCACCAAATATCTTTTCATCCCAAGCTTTGTGGGCACTTCCTAATGGGGTGGCTTTCTGTAGTGGACCAAACCTCCATTATGCACATAAATTGACCCTGCCATTCAGTATCATAAATCATAATCACGCCCAAAGAAGAAGGATGGTGTATTTGTGGCATTTTGTGATGGGCTGCATCTGCGACTGCAtggcatcatcaacaacaatgCACAAAGCCTAGGAAAAAGGTTTTCATTGtatattagaaaacaaaaggTCAAATGTCAGTGAATTACTATAAATCAAGTTCCTGTGGATACTAGGCCAGTGGTCCTTTTGTATGCTCATGGTTGATGGGTTTTATCTCGGGTCTTCCCTCTTTATGgatccccccccccccttttttttatgtCTGTCTACTGTCGTTTTCTGATAAGAGAGAGGCCTGGAAGGAGACTGCCAATGCCAttgattattgatataattggaGTAAAATCCACAAATATTGTGCTGTTTTAACTTTGTCAAAAACTAGCGAGTGTGCTTGTTTGTTAAACTGCAGACTATCATTTGCCGATTCAAGATTACGTATCTTAGCAAGCATTTATCCTTGTAATTAACCACAGAagattcatataaatattatattcttCCCATCTTCTTTCCTACTTTCAATtccagaaaaggaaaaaaaaaaaaaaaacgaaatctGAAACTCATTATCTAGTTAGTGTAATTTTGATTCGTTAAAGAACATTGATCTCTGATGgcaatttgcaaaataattaaaattagacGGTTTCAACCACCAATTATGAGATCCGTTGGaggcaaaataattaaaacaatttgcaCAAtgtcctttccttttttttttggaggaCATTGGATTAGATATTTCCTAGCATGATATCCGTCGTCATTTATCAgcttcataaaaatattattttagtatttagattttaaatttgtgttatttgttaaatcatctcaaaatttaattttgctaaattaacaattaattaattttttaaaatttaaaaaaaaaattaatttttttaattttacaaaattaattaattacttatgCGGCATCTACGTGGTGATCTCTGTGTATATCACGTTAGCAAAGTTAagagaaattaatttttccaccCATAGTTGTACTTGGtagaaatgatgaaaaatagaaaaaaaaattctttctaTCAGTTACTTGAtagaattgaaaaattaaataaataaaaataaaacatttaaaatatatataattttaaaccaatattcatttctcttattttctctcctCTCATCTTTTatgaagtatttatttttatagaattgGAGTACAAAATAATGCCTTATGGTTTCCCTAATTTGGAGTGGTCCTCGCTCAAGGATAAAGAATGAGGCGACTGTCAGcccattttcttctcttttagtCCCCATTCTTGTCCACGATGCATCTCACTAGtactcaaaattatataggtcTAATAGCTAATTTAGATTGTAAATTATAGTTAACATATTAATTCGAtagttttgtaatttatttaagggtaaagtaattatttaactattaaaaatttcttttttggtgattaaataatgaaaatttataaaaggattatccaattatttgattttttagtcactaaattataaatGGGAAGATgatatttaacctttaatatttacacattgtgtcaatttaattttaattttaaaatttaacttttaatactacacattacttaattttatcctatattttacatggaaacaTAGTAcgtaagttaaaataaaaacaaaattatatatttttaaaaattcgttATTATTAAACTAGACAATTCTCAAATATATCGCTTTCTAAGAACTTGATATcttttaatgataattaattattttttattagctTGAACTAATCACCATTGATGAAGCAAATCAAAgcttactcttttttttaaccTGTTAAACTTACAATAGGTTGAATTAATGAGGTGAGTATTTTTTAAGCAATTGAATTGACCATTTCTTAAATTTAGGTTATTTTGCTTCTTGTTGTTATTCATTTTCCATCGTATCAAACGTATAAATGTCGAAAGGGtcttaaaaaagaaacaaaactacaaaagaatcaaattatatgatttgtaaatattgatgattcaatttttaaattaatactaaattagTACAATGTATAAATGATGAGGGTTAAAGTTATTAGTATGTCGGTTCTAAAAGTTATCACATAAAGTTTCTATTAATCATTTAACcgtataaaagaaaaaaaaaaaaaggataatcatttataattattttatattcttaaaattccAAAAGAAGAAGTGAAATTTTCATAGatttctaaaataattcttaaattttatgaaaaagggAGTAAGGTGAAATGATGATAGTCTAAAACCCAAATCAACAGATTTTTCCCTAGAAAAGATGGATAACAATTAGATACATGTTTAAATGAAATGcaattgtgttattttaaaagataattttataataaattacatatagAAACTATTTCTTTACAACACAACTTATTCTATTTTTCACTATGCTAAAGAAGATGTCGAAATCAGAAAATCATTCTTTCTGGGGTAATTTTGAGTGACGATCTGAACTAAGAGAAAGATGATGAGATGTGGTGGGGGGTTAATTTCCTTATGATCTTTAATTATCGAGAAAGGATTAGACATTTCCAAGTATGATATAGATAGTCATTAATATTTGCCGACAAACTAATGTAAGGACGGCAAGCTGAGGATGTAACTGAGTTAAAATTGCCACTCAACCACCACATTATTCCTAACAGTGACAGATTAACAGAACATTTTTAGGCATCATTATTCACAAAGTTATCCCTAGGTGAATTGGATTGGATGATCGCATCTCACTACAATTCAGGCGGATAAGATTACCATGATTCTATTGAACAAAACCTATGACATGTCCGAAATTTTGGTGAAACGATGCTTATATTTTGTGAAGGGATTAGATGAGTAATCCTCCTAAATTGAAGTGGTCCTCGCTTAAGGACAAGAAATGGTGTATCTGACGGTGAACCCATTTCCTTCTCTTTCAGCCCATCATTCTTCATTATTGCCCACTAGTAGTGTTAACTTCCAATggtctttcttcttctttttttaaatgcaattttttattagaaaagaCAACAAAGGATAAGAGTATCAATTACACCGCAGGCTTTTATGGCCACAAAAGTTATGACTACATAATTATATGCATTACCAATAAATTACATCATgcaattttatgcttttaaatctttttaaatgATACAACATCATTTGACTTATTAATCTTATATATTCCCtcaaaaaaatatacattaattCATCACAGGGAAAATCTATAATATATTCATAACAGCTTAATTAggttaaaaaaaacacaactcAAAACTTTATTAAATCCATATTTGAATGAGTCAATCATCAAAAAGAGTATTCAAACTTTTAAGGTTTGATTACGAAATTCACTTAATCTTTAGAGTTTGAAAAACACACAATTATCTGATGAGAtttgataaaaagtaaaaagtatGTTTTAGGCCGAAGATGGGAGTTAGTAAGTTttacccaaaagaaaaaaaccaagtTATCAATCAATGAAGTCGACCCCATGAATAAATGGAAGGCAGTAGTAAGTTAGCCGTCGTTTATGGCATTCGTCCTTGGATACTGCCAGGTTGTATGGCCGGTGCGAAACACACCATATAACAGTGTCGAATTTCAGTTTCCGTTATAATTAAAGTCTACTCCTGGTTCCAATccatgtaatattataatttacccTAGATTGTTGAAGTCATATCATAGGAGATGAATCACGCTTCTCGTGATGAACCTCTGCAAGTCAATCCTCTTCGAAAACAGGGTACAGCATCCTAGTAATCTTTGTTGTGACCGAGGAGTGGTTTAGCTTCATAGAATCGGAGCCATCATATATATTGGCATGGGCACCTCATCTCCCAGCAAACTATACTTCCCTGACTTCTTCGAACAAGTTTTGAGGAAGATGGGGGCTCCACTGGAGCAGCTTATAGATGGGCTTGAAATCCACATGCTTGTATGGGTTTCAGTATAGGAGCTAGAATCTCGAAGCAAATTAATATTCCCACTCCCATTCCCTACTTCAAAGGAAGACAAGTTCTGGGTAAATCCAAGCAATGATTGTTACTTCCAATGGCTAGCTCCAACTTCAGCCTTGTATGTTTCGCATGCAAGTTTGGATTCTGCTACGAGTGCCCAATTGGATGGGAGAGCTTGCGCATTAGCGGTGTTAGGTACTTTTGGTTTGCACGCAAGAACACACTCCTCGTTTCAAAGATGAACGTGGTGAGATGGGTCTAAAATGCCTTGATGTGACCAATTGAGAGTGTTGGTGTTGGTGGGTGGAATTCCACCATTTTTGCTGTTTTCCCATTTATCCAAATAGCACAAGATTGGAAGATTGGGGGAGGGTGAAGAATAAGTTGGAAGGAGATAGTTTGGTGGCAAGATTATGGATTTGGAAAGCGAGCAAGGGAAAGAGATGAGGCGAAGAGCAAAGAAACTGAGCGAAATCTGTTGACAAACAGTTGGAAAAGGAGGATCATCCGATACTCATCTTCAAGCCTTTGTTCATCACATTTCAAAGTGCTACTAACATAATTCACTTAATGGAAATGGAATGGAAACCTTTCCAAATATTTTGTACCATTTCATCATTACATCCCTTATAATCAACACGAGTAGTGCTAGTCAATGAACTGTTTAAAAAAAGTAGTGGCATTCCATGCGCATGTGTTGTTTTGCGTCTCAAATACGGCATAATTTGAACTAAGTGGCatatactttcttttttttcttttggatttatattttcAAGTATCCTATCCTTTTTAATTGATAGCACGAATATGGAGAAGCAATGCCGTATACGACTGTTATCAAGTCCAGTAATTAACAAAGagatgcatgtttaattttcatatcatGAGATTGGCATGTATTGtttgttatttcaatttcttctctTTCCGTCACTCTTTCTCGTAGTGGGAACATCACATTATGATAAGCCTTTTTTGGGGATGtggtaaaaaaaaagttaaaaatatcaGAGATATTGGGTTTGGTATTTGGCAATGATAATAAAAGTAATCaataatatgaatattaattttcggttaattataaaaatgaaattctatCTTGAAACCAATCTATCATGCGACGCTTAACaaacactttatttttataagtaattaatttttataaaaaaagagtaaaatactcaataaacaaaaaaaaaattgtttttccaACATTCACCTCTCCTTTCACAGTTACCGAAGCAAAAGTACAGTTGCTAACTAGATTCAAAATTGAATTTGTGGCTAATTTCGTAATTAAACATTGTTTCTACTGACATAAATGAAGCGGAAAGTCTCCGGGGATGGCACCAGCTACGGTTGTCGAGAAGTTTTCAATCTCCTTAATAGATGTCACTCAACCAACCAGAAAAATTGCAGGCAATGGAATCACCGAGAAGCATATGTCACGTTGTGGCCGTACCTTATCCTGGTAGGGGCCATGTCAATCCGATGATGAACCTCTGCAAGCTACTTTGCTCTAAAACCCCCAACATTGTCATATCATTTGTAGTCACCGAAGAGTGGTTGGGTTTCATCTCTTCCGACGACAAGCCCGTCAACGTCCGATTTAGGACGATCCCCAACGTAATCCCATCTGAACTTGATAGAGCTAACAA
This sequence is a window from Gossypium raimondii isolate GPD5lz chromosome 5, ASM2569854v1, whole genome shotgun sequence. Protein-coding genes within it:
- the LOC105768609 gene encoding LOB domain-containing protein 12, translating into MGRVARPNGPPGVMRSCSPCAACKFLRRRCAEDCIFAPYFPSQDPHRFAIVHKVFGASNISKALQELPVDQRGDAASSMVFEANARVRDPVYGCVGAISYLQNQVSQLQMQLTVAQTELLRIKMQQDLPSPPYLAPTNNFNNIDSQPAYLNFPPSTNVIQDPSLKTESIWT
- the LOC105771360 gene encoding protein CHLOROPLAST IMPORT APPARATUS 2 translates to MGYNSMLKTPKKEEQQVPDASTASEFDDTKGSYAHGEIDIIEELEGILGVENEDLSGDKVHAHLTWDFMDWETGFQNAEEEEGEEEEGDRKYFEEYNQAVKTEHLGFWEVDDEKRVSLNLNLNYQDVLDAWSDRGPLWADDYSISTATNGNAYYMGEVPMMEFEERTRREASVLRYKEKRQSRLFCKKIRYQVRKLNADKRPRLKGRFVKRVS